From Streptomyces sp. NBC_00690, a single genomic window includes:
- a CDS encoding potassium channel family protein encodes MRDESRLTRWRERMEIPLFVASVLFLGCYAVRVLAVDLPEAWQDTVLAFVYALWALFVVDYAVSWRLSGEGPGYVRRHGLDGIVVLLPLLRPLRMVRIYESVQRRHADARPRLALYARVIAYSGMSAVLLGFAGALSVYAMERGAPGATIKTFGDSVWWTCETLTTVGYGDVAPVTFAGRVIAVAMMVGGLALLGAVTGSFSSWLIQTFTLEADTKPPESGSPGAS; translated from the coding sequence ATGAGAGACGAGTCGAGGTTGACGCGCTGGCGTGAGCGCATGGAGATCCCGCTGTTCGTGGCATCGGTCCTCTTCCTCGGCTGCTACGCGGTGCGGGTGCTCGCCGTCGACCTTCCCGAGGCGTGGCAGGACACGGTCCTCGCCTTCGTCTACGCCCTGTGGGCCCTGTTCGTCGTGGACTACGCGGTCAGCTGGCGCCTCAGTGGCGAGGGGCCCGGCTATGTCCGTCGGCACGGACTCGACGGCATCGTGGTGCTGCTGCCGCTCCTTCGACCGCTGCGGATGGTGCGGATCTACGAATCGGTGCAGCGCCGGCACGCCGATGCCCGGCCGCGCCTCGCCCTCTACGCCCGGGTGATCGCGTACTCGGGGATGTCGGCCGTGCTGCTGGGGTTCGCCGGAGCGCTCAGCGTCTATGCGATGGAGCGCGGCGCTCCGGGCGCGACGATCAAGACGTTCGGGGATTCGGTCTGGTGGACCTGCGAGACGCTCACGACCGTCGGGTACGGCGATGTGGCTCCGGTGACCTTCGCGGGGCGGGTGATCGCGGTGGCGATGATGGTGGGCGGCCTGGCGCTCCTCGGCGCGGTGACGGGGTCGTTCTCATCCTGGTTGATCCAGACCTTCACCCTGGAGGCCGACACGAAGCCCCCGGAGAGCGGATCTCCGGGGGCTTCGTGA
- the thrS gene encoding threonine--tRNA ligase has protein sequence MSDVRVIIQRDSEREERVVTTGTTAADLFAGERTVIAARIAGELKDLAYEIGDGEEVEPVEISSPDGLDILRHSTAHVMAQAVQELFPEAKLGIGPPVKDGFYYDFDVARPFTPEDLKAIEKKMQEIQKRGQRFSRRVVTDEDARTELSDEPYKLELIGLKGSASSDDGANVEVGAGELTIYDNLDPKTGDLCWKDLCRGPHLPTTRNIPAFKLMRNAAAYWRGSEKNPMLQRIYGTAWPSKEELKAHLDFLVEAEKRDHRKLGSELDLFSVPDEIGSGLAVFHPRGGIIRRVMEDYSRKRHEEEGYEFVYTPHATKGALFEKSGHLDWYADGMYPPMQLDGGTDYYLKPMNCPMHNLIFDARGRSYRELPLRLFEFGTVYRHEKSGVVHGLTRARGFTQDDAHIYCTREQMADELDRTLTFVLNLLRDYGLTDFYLELSTKDPEKYVGSDETWEEATEVLRQVAEKQGLPLTPDPGGAAFYGPKISVQARDAIGRTWQMSTVQLDFNLPERFNLEYTSPDGSRQQPVMIHRALFGSIERFFAVLLEHYAGAMPPWLAPVQAVGIPIGDAHVEYLQEFAAEAKKKGLRVEVDSSSDRMQKKIRTQQKLKVPFMIIVGDEDMNAGTVSFRYRDGSQENGVPRADALAKLVKVVEDRTQV, from the coding sequence GTGTCAGACGTCCGTGTGATCATCCAACGCGATTCCGAGCGGGAAGAGCGCGTGGTGACTACGGGCACGACGGCGGCCGATCTGTTCGCCGGCGAGCGCACCGTGATCGCCGCCCGCATCGCCGGTGAGCTGAAGGACCTGGCGTACGAGATCGGGGACGGCGAGGAGGTCGAGCCCGTCGAGATCTCGTCGCCGGACGGCCTGGACATCCTGCGCCACTCGACCGCACACGTGATGGCGCAGGCCGTGCAGGAGCTGTTCCCGGAGGCCAAGCTTGGCATCGGTCCGCCGGTCAAGGACGGTTTCTACTACGACTTCGATGTCGCGCGGCCCTTCACGCCGGAGGACCTCAAGGCCATCGAGAAGAAGATGCAGGAGATCCAGAAGCGGGGCCAGCGCTTCTCCCGTCGTGTGGTGACCGACGAGGACGCCCGCACCGAGCTCTCGGACGAGCCGTACAAGCTGGAGCTCATCGGGCTCAAGGGCTCGGCGTCCAGCGACGACGGGGCGAACGTCGAGGTGGGCGCCGGCGAGCTGACCATCTACGACAACCTGGACCCGAAGACCGGCGATCTGTGCTGGAAGGACCTGTGCCGCGGTCCGCACCTGCCGACCACGCGCAACATCCCGGCGTTCAAGCTGATGCGCAACGCCGCCGCGTACTGGCGGGGCAGCGAGAAGAACCCGATGCTCCAGCGGATCTACGGCACCGCCTGGCCCTCCAAGGAGGAGCTGAAGGCCCATCTGGACTTCCTCGTCGAGGCGGAGAAGCGCGACCACCGCAAGCTCGGCAGCGAGCTGGACCTGTTCTCCGTCCCGGACGAGATCGGCTCCGGCCTGGCCGTGTTCCACCCGCGCGGGGGCATCATCCGCCGGGTCATGGAGGACTACTCGCGCAAGCGCCACGAGGAGGAGGGGTACGAGTTCGTCTACACCCCCCACGCCACCAAGGGCGCCCTGTTCGAGAAGAGCGGCCACCTGGACTGGTACGCGGACGGAATGTACCCCCCCATGCAGCTCGACGGTGGTACGGACTACTACCTCAAGCCCATGAACTGCCCCATGCACAATCTGATCTTCGACGCCCGGGGTCGTTCCTACCGCGAACTGCCCTTGCGGCTGTTCGAGTTCGGCACGGTCTACCGGCACGAGAAGTCGGGTGTGGTCCACGGGCTGACCCGTGCCCGGGGTTTCACCCAGGACGACGCGCACATCTACTGCACCCGTGAGCAGATGGCGGACGAACTCGACCGCACGCTCACCTTCGTGCTCAACCTGCTCCGCGACTACGGTCTGACCGACTTCTACCTTGAGCTGTCCACCAAGGACCCGGAGAAGTACGTCGGCTCGGACGAGACCTGGGAAGAGGCGACCGAGGTCCTGCGGCAGGTGGCGGAGAAGCAGGGGCTTCCGCTCACCCCCGACCCCGGTGGTGCGGCCTTCTACGGGCCGAAGATCTCGGTGCAGGCGCGTGACGCCATCGGTCGGACCTGGCAGATGTCCACCGTCCAGCTCGACTTCAACCTGCCGGAGCGGTTCAACCTGGAGTACACGTCCCCGGACGGTTCACGTCAGCAGCCGGTGATGATCCACCGGGCGCTCTTCGGCTCGATCGAGCGGTTCTTCGCGGTCCTGCTGGAGCACTACGCGGGCGCCATGCCGCCCTGGCTGGCACCGGTGCAGGCGGTCGGCATCCCGATCGGGGACGCCCACGTCGAGTACCTCCAGGAGTTCGCTGCCGAGGCGAAGAAGAAGGGGCTGCGGGTCGAGGTCGACTCCTCGTCGGACCGGATGCAGAAGAAGATCAGGACCCAGCAGAAGCTCAAGGTCCCCTTCATGATCATCGTCGGGGACGAGGACATGAACGCCGGCACGGTCTCCTTCCGCTACCGCGACGGCTCCCAGGAGAACGGGGTTCCCCGCGCGGACGCCCTCGCCAAGCTGGTCAAGGTCGTCGAGGACCGCACCCAGGTCTGA
- a CDS encoding DUF4365 domain-containing protein — MALPQPEYGGTSRAHTQGLLPQPPAPVRGGLATTACMETLQVAYLHAVAAAAGCSLSQPFPDNGIDWHVSHGSPDHSVDDEVTIKVQLKSTYQLAPHPGFAQRPDFPFTLNNDHLVKLARTPVSVHKILVVMLVPRTQDDWLRADHDRLDLRHCCYWTNLAGHPVTGRHKTTVRIPTSRIFDDRALCEIMTRVGAGGRP, encoded by the coding sequence ATGGCGCTCCCGCAGCCCGAGTACGGGGGAACCTCCCGCGCCCACACCCAAGGGCTGCTGCCCCAGCCGCCGGCGCCGGTGCGCGGCGGGCTGGCCACCACCGCATGCATGGAAACCCTGCAGGTCGCCTACCTCCACGCGGTCGCCGCCGCGGCCGGCTGCTCGCTCTCCCAGCCCTTCCCCGACAACGGCATCGACTGGCACGTCAGCCACGGCTCCCCGGACCACTCGGTCGACGACGAGGTGACCATCAAGGTCCAGTTGAAGTCGACCTACCAACTCGCCCCGCACCCCGGGTTCGCGCAGCGCCCTGACTTCCCCTTCACGCTCAACAACGACCACCTGGTCAAACTCGCCCGGACCCCCGTGTCCGTGCACAAGATCCTCGTCGTGATGCTCGTCCCCCGGACCCAGGACGACTGGCTGCGCGCCGACCACGACCGACTCGATCTGCGGCACTGCTGCTACTGGACCAATCTGGCCGGCCACCCGGTGACGGGTAGGCACAAGACCACCGTGCGCATCCCGACCTCACGGATCTTCGACGACCGGGCACTCTGCGAGATCATGACGAGGGTGGGGGCGGGAGGGAGACCCTGA
- a CDS encoding 3'-5' exonuclease produces the protein MTLWFDGPMAAFDTETTGIDVEQDRIVSAALVVQDAAGARPWTTRWLINPGIPVPRSAIDVHGLTDDHLQRNGRWPAPVMEEIARALAEQCAAARPLVVMNAPFDLTMLDRELRRHRAAPLTRYLENVPLCVLDPRVLDKHLDRYRKGRRTLTDLCAHYEVELEGAHDAGADAVAALEVTRAIGRRFCARMERLSPPELHTLQAVWHAAQARGLQAWFARSGTPEPVDPAWPLRPQLTAAA, from the coding sequence ATGACGCTCTGGTTCGACGGCCCGATGGCCGCATTTGACACGGAGACCACGGGGATCGATGTCGAGCAGGACCGCATCGTGTCGGCCGCTCTGGTGGTGCAGGACGCGGCGGGTGCCCGGCCGTGGACCACCCGCTGGTTGATCAATCCCGGCATTCCGGTGCCGCGCTCGGCGATCGACGTGCACGGGTTGACCGATGACCATCTCCAGCGCAACGGCCGCTGGCCGGCTCCGGTGATGGAGGAGATCGCCCGGGCGCTGGCGGAGCAGTGCGCCGCTGCCAGGCCCCTGGTGGTGATGAACGCGCCGTTCGATCTCACGATGCTCGACCGGGAGCTGAGGCGTCACCGGGCGGCTCCGCTGACGCGCTACCTGGAGAACGTTCCGCTGTGCGTGCTCGATCCCCGGGTGCTGGACAAGCACCTCGACCGATATCGCAAGGGGCGGCGGACGCTCACGGATCTATGTGCGCACTACGAGGTGGAGTTGGAGGGGGCGCATGACGCGGGTGCGGACGCCGTGGCCGCGCTGGAGGTGACCCGGGCGATCGGGCGCAGGTTCTGTGCGCGGATGGAGCGGTTGTCGCCACCGGAGCTCCACACGCTCCAGGCGGTGTGGCACGCGGCGCAGGCGCGCGGGCTCCAGGCGTGGTTCGCGCGCAGCGGTACGCCGGAGCCGGTGGACCCGGCGTGGCCGCTGCGGCCCCAACTGACCGCTGCCGCCTGA
- a CDS encoding SRPBCC family protein yields the protein MNWFRYRFHSVWEIDAPPDDVYAVLSRGEDYPKWWPQIRAAIPSDDGTGTARIRSFLPYELKITAATRREDPSAGVLEVALHGDLEGWARWTITAHGAAAARTRAVYDQEVEVRRPLMRWLAPLARPLFRANHTAMMRAGRRGLAAHLGTR from the coding sequence GTGAACTGGTTCCGGTACCGCTTCCACAGTGTCTGGGAGATCGACGCGCCGCCCGACGACGTCTACGCCGTGCTCTCCAGGGGGGAGGACTATCCGAAGTGGTGGCCCCAGATCCGTGCCGCGATCCCTTCGGACGACGGCACCGGCACTGCCCGCATCCGTTCGTTCCTCCCCTATGAACTGAAGATCACCGCGGCCACCCGGCGGGAGGACCCGTCCGCGGGCGTACTGGAAGTCGCCCTCCACGGCGACCTGGAGGGATGGGCCCGCTGGACGATCACCGCCCATGGGGCCGCAGCCGCGCGCACCCGGGCCGTCTACGACCAGGAGGTGGAGGTGCGCCGACCCCTGATGCGCTGGCTGGCGCCGCTGGCGCGCCCCCTGTTCCGAGCCAACCACACCGCCATGATGAGAGCGGGCCGTCGGGGTCTCGCCGCCCACCTGGGCACCCGCTGA
- a CDS encoding SCO7613 C-terminal domain-containing membrane protein → MKNAPPTLPPAEEIAVIDRELVQLDHRRSQLLARRAYLVSVLHRPAPQARAGARAATPRPVTPRPETSPPGVQNVLLTLGGILLAIAAIAFTVVSWGDMGIGGRSAVLAVVTAAALLTPAILLRRGLGSTAEALAVLALVLLVLDAYAVFAVALSGVSGLTYSAWATTLLAALWAAYGAALPKLRSPLPAAVVAAQLPLLLWSVNGAAADAAPAPSLAWALLGTAALDVALVIRVTRPAVRVTATVGAVFNGALVLMLAGFESLTAASALDAVEPAVLLTLAGAVALLPAWRFRVVALPCAVVAGLALIAAFGGVIAAAAPSGWAMPGYLVCAVALLLVVQVPALAARPPADVLRGLGAASAALMALALVSTLPLVVLQYAGPLTVLPDAWAGAPTDARAALGEDLTDGNWVATALVLSLLAGVMLAVSRRLPDQIGTRAQQEGEDPSAGPEGAGPARTLPPVDLRAWAGVAAAILAWAALTMAPFVLDTGYPQLVGWQSALGVALLALALNRVRYARGLRFAAEIGMACALVTAASTTALALATKVATFTVLGTFLTAFIAVAALSRAGRIVRAVAGCAAVVWGSGLVVALAEAWELAPHRTAVALMAVPALVALLAARLRTHPIAAPLECTAALVGVVALALATDHAPTVALVLALGGVIAAGTAIRTERRTAAGWSAAALFLLATWVRLAASEVTVPEAYTLPVTVPALVVGVLRRRSAPATSSWTAYGAGLSVTMVPSLLAVWGEGGWLRPLLLGTAALAVTLAGARQRLQAPLVLGGAVLALVTLHELAPYVVQAVDALPRWLPPALAGLLLLVVGATYEQRLREARRLRETLGRMR, encoded by the coding sequence ATGAAGAATGCTCCGCCGACTCTGCCACCAGCCGAAGAGATCGCCGTCATCGATCGCGAACTCGTGCAACTGGACCACCGCAGGTCCCAGTTGTTGGCCCGCAGGGCGTATCTGGTGTCGGTGCTCCATCGACCCGCGCCCCAGGCCCGGGCCGGAGCCAGGGCTGCGACCCCGCGTCCCGTCACCCCGCGGCCGGAGACCTCGCCTCCCGGCGTGCAGAACGTGCTGCTGACGCTGGGCGGCATCCTGTTGGCGATCGCCGCCATCGCCTTCACGGTGGTCAGCTGGGGTGACATGGGCATCGGCGGACGATCGGCGGTGCTCGCCGTGGTGACCGCGGCGGCCCTGCTGACGCCGGCGATCCTGCTGCGCCGTGGACTGGGCTCCACCGCTGAGGCGTTGGCGGTGCTCGCTCTGGTGCTGCTGGTGCTGGACGCCTACGCCGTGTTCGCGGTGGCCCTGTCGGGGGTGTCGGGACTCACCTACTCGGCGTGGGCCACGACCCTCCTCGCAGCGCTCTGGGCGGCGTACGGAGCAGCGCTACCGAAGCTGCGCAGCCCCCTGCCGGCGGCGGTGGTCGCCGCCCAACTGCCCCTGCTCCTCTGGTCGGTGAACGGAGCCGCGGCGGACGCCGCGCCCGCCCCGTCGCTGGCCTGGGCACTGCTCGGCACCGCAGCGCTCGATGTCGCGCTCGTGATCCGGGTGACCCGGCCGGCGGTGCGGGTGACGGCGACAGTGGGCGCGGTGTTCAACGGCGCGCTGGTCCTGATGCTCGCCGGATTCGAGTCGCTGACGGCCGCGTCCGCCCTCGACGCGGTGGAGCCCGCGGTCCTGCTGACGCTGGCCGGTGCGGTGGCGCTCCTCCCGGCGTGGCGCTTCCGGGTGGTCGCGCTGCCGTGTGCCGTGGTGGCCGGGCTCGCCCTTATAGCCGCCTTCGGCGGGGTGATCGCCGCGGCGGCGCCGAGCGGCTGGGCGATGCCCGGATACCTGGTGTGTGCGGTCGCCCTGCTCCTCGTGGTGCAGGTGCCGGCACTCGCGGCGCGTCCACCCGCCGACGTGCTGCGTGGACTGGGTGCGGCGTCCGCGGCGCTGATGGCCCTGGCACTGGTGTCGACGCTGCCCCTCGTGGTGCTCCAGTACGCGGGCCCGCTCACGGTGCTCCCGGACGCCTGGGCCGGTGCTCCGACGGATGCGCGCGCAGCGCTGGGCGAGGACCTGACCGACGGCAATTGGGTCGCGACGGCGCTGGTGCTCTCCCTGCTAGCGGGCGTCATGCTCGCGGTGTCCCGACGGCTGCCCGACCAGATCGGCACTCGCGCTCAGCAGGAGGGCGAAGACCCCAGCGCAGGCCCGGAAGGCGCCGGCCCCGCCCGAACGCTCCCCCCGGTCGATCTGCGCGCCTGGGCGGGCGTGGCCGCCGCCATACTGGCCTGGGCCGCACTGACCATGGCGCCCTTCGTCCTCGACACCGGCTATCCGCAGCTGGTCGGCTGGCAGTCGGCGCTCGGCGTCGCCCTGCTCGCACTCGCCCTCAACCGTGTGCGGTACGCCCGCGGACTGCGGTTCGCCGCAGAGATCGGCATGGCCTGCGCACTGGTGACGGCCGCGAGTACCACGGCGCTCGCCCTGGCGACCAAGGTGGCGACCTTCACGGTGCTGGGCACCTTCCTGACGGCGTTCATCGCCGTCGCCGCCCTCTCCCGGGCGGGCCGGATCGTACGGGCGGTCGCCGGCTGTGCCGCCGTCGTCTGGGGCAGCGGGCTGGTGGTGGCGCTGGCCGAGGCATGGGAGCTGGCGCCCCACCGGACCGCGGTGGCCCTGATGGCCGTGCCCGCTCTGGTCGCCCTGCTCGCGGCCCGGTTGCGCACCCATCCCATCGCCGCTCCGCTGGAGTGCACCGCGGCCCTCGTCGGGGTCGTTGCGCTGGCCCTGGCCACGGACCACGCGCCGACCGTCGCCCTGGTGCTCGCACTCGGTGGGGTGATCGCAGCCGGTACGGCGATACGGACGGAGCGCCGAACGGCAGCCGGCTGGAGCGCCGCGGCCCTCTTCCTGCTGGCCACCTGGGTACGGCTGGCCGCATCGGAGGTGACGGTGCCGGAGGCGTACACCCTGCCGGTGACGGTGCCCGCGCTCGTCGTGGGCGTGCTGCGGCGCCGAAGCGCTCCCGCCACCTCGTCCTGGACGGCGTACGGAGCGGGCCTCTCGGTGACGATGGTGCCGAGCCTGCTCGCGGTCTGGGGCGAAGGGGGCTGGCTGCGGCCCCTGCTGTTGGGCACCGCGGCCCTGGCGGTGACCCTGGCGGGCGCGCGACAGCGGCTCCAGGCGCCGCTGGTGCTCGGCGGAGCGGTCCTGGCCCTGGTGACGCTGCACGAACTCGCGCCCTACGTGGTGCAGGCCGTCGACGCGCTGCCCCGCTGGCTGCCCCCGGCCCTCGCGGGCCTGCTGCTCCTGGTGGTCGGCGCCACCTACGAGCAGCGTCTACGGGAGGCACGCAGGCTGCGCGAGACTCTCGGCCGCATGCGCTGA
- a CDS encoding TIGR02611 family protein gives MNTGSNGTEVAVATEEGKPDDGAEPVDPAGTADVGGKAEEDTTESVLGSRAPDFIKARKSLHLSWQVGVFVVGLAVVGAGAAMLVLPGPGWLVIFGGMAIWATEFVWAQLVLRWTKRKVSEAAQRALDPRVRRRNLILTSIGVVICAVAAGVYLWKFGLIMPWKIEQ, from the coding sequence ATGAACACGGGGAGTAACGGTACGGAGGTCGCAGTGGCGACTGAAGAGGGAAAGCCCGATGACGGTGCAGAGCCGGTCGACCCGGCCGGCACCGCCGATGTCGGGGGCAAGGCCGAGGAGGACACGACCGAGTCCGTCCTCGGCTCACGTGCGCCCGATTTCATCAAGGCGCGCAAGAGCCTGCACCTGAGCTGGCAGGTCGGCGTCTTCGTCGTGGGGCTCGCCGTGGTGGGCGCCGGTGCGGCGATGCTCGTGCTGCCGGGGCCCGGCTGGCTGGTGATCTTCGGCGGTATGGCGATCTGGGCGACCGAGTTCGTCTGGGCGCAACTCGTCCTGCGCTGGACCAAGCGCAAGGTCAGCGAGGCGGCCCAGCGCGCCCTCGACCCACGGGTGCGGCGCCGGAACCTCATCTTGACGTCGATCGGTGTGGTCATCTGTGCCGTGGCGGCCGGCGTCTACCTCTGGAAGTTCGGGCTGATCATGCCCTGGAAGATCGAGCAGTGA
- a CDS encoding SsgA family sporulation/cell division regulator produces MNTTVSCELHLRLVVSSESSLPVPAGLRYDTADPYAVHATFHTGAEETVEWVFARDLLAEGLHRPTGTGDVRVWPSRSHGQGVVCIALSSPEGEALLEAPARALESFLKRTDAAVPPGTEHRHFDLDTELSHILAES; encoded by the coding sequence ATGAACACCACGGTCAGCTGCGAGCTGCACCTGCGCCTCGTTGTATCGAGCGAGTCTTCACTGCCTGTACCCGCGGGCCTGCGGTATGACACGGCCGATCCCTATGCCGTGCACGCCACCTTCCACACCGGAGCCGAAGAGACGGTCGAATGGGTGTTCGCCCGCGACCTCCTCGCCGAGGGGCTACACCGGCCCACCGGCACGGGCGACGTCAGAGTCTGGCCATCCCGCAGTCACGGCCAGGGCGTCGTCTGTATCGCACTGAGCTCCCCGGAGGGCGAAGCACTGCTCGAAGCCCCGGCGCGGGCCCTGGAGTCGTTCCTGAAGCGAACGGACGCAGCGGTGCCGCCCGGCACCGAGCATCGTCACTTCGACCTCGACACGGAGCTCTCCCACATCCTGGCGGAGAGCTGA
- a CDS encoding CGNR zinc finger domain-containing protein produces MLIPHDTRIALDIVVDLVNTAPEGGQGDGLADVAALEEFVRGHDISGVSVLNARDLKAVQGVRTRFAEIFAASDSQSASELINDLVAAAGTTPQLTNHDSYDWHVHYFAPGASVADHLAADGGMALAFIVVAGEQERLRHCEAPDCGRAFVDLSRNRSRRYCDSRTCGNRLHVAAYRARRREAAS; encoded by the coding sequence TTGCTGATCCCCCACGACACCAGGATTGCCCTCGACATCGTCGTCGATCTGGTGAACACAGCGCCGGAGGGCGGCCAGGGCGACGGGCTCGCCGACGTCGCCGCGCTGGAAGAGTTCGTCCGGGGCCACGACATCAGCGGTGTGAGCGTCCTGAACGCACGCGACCTCAAAGCGGTCCAGGGCGTACGGACCAGGTTCGCCGAGATCTTCGCCGCCTCCGACAGTCAGTCGGCGTCCGAACTGATCAATGACCTGGTGGCGGCTGCGGGGACCACGCCCCAGCTGACCAATCACGACAGCTACGACTGGCACGTCCACTACTTCGCCCCGGGTGCCTCAGTCGCCGACCACCTCGCGGCCGACGGCGGAATGGCACTGGCCTTCATCGTCGTCGCGGGCGAGCAGGAGCGGTTGCGACACTGCGAGGCCCCGGATTGCGGGCGCGCCTTCGTCGATCTCTCACGCAACCGGTCGCGTCGCTACTGCGACAGCCGCACCTGCGGAAACCGGCTCCATGTGGCTGCGTACCGAGCCCGACGGCGGGAAGCGGCCAGCTGA
- a CDS encoding DsbA family protein, whose protein sequence is MSEPTPHPVVLDVWCDLQCPDCRTALDDVRALRERFGDRLDVRLRHFPLEKHRHAYAAAQAAEEAVDQGKGREFYEAVLARVEDLDKGGEEFLLRTARELGLDADEFDTALIDGRHLLIVDADQAEGKAIGVTGTPTYVIDGERLDGGKSQEGLRTRIAEIATRLIAAEPSA, encoded by the coding sequence ATGAGCGAGCCCACACCCCACCCCGTCGTCCTCGATGTCTGGTGCGATCTCCAGTGTCCCGACTGCCGGACCGCCCTGGATGACGTCCGAGCCCTGCGGGAGCGCTTCGGCGACCGGTTGGACGTGCGGCTGCGGCACTTCCCCCTGGAGAAGCACCGCCATGCGTACGCCGCAGCCCAGGCCGCCGAAGAGGCGGTCGACCAGGGCAAGGGCCGCGAGTTCTACGAAGCGGTGCTGGCCCGGGTCGAGGATCTCGACAAGGGCGGTGAGGAGTTCCTGCTGCGGACCGCCCGCGAACTGGGGCTGGATGCGGATGAGTTCGACACCGCACTCATCGACGGTCGGCATCTGCTGATCGTCGACGCCGACCAGGCCGAGGGCAAGGCGATCGGCGTGACGGGCACCCCGACCTATGTGATCGACGGCGAGCGACTCGACGGCGGCAAGAGCCAAGAAGGGCTGCGGACGCGCATCGCGGAGATCGCCACCCGGTTGATCGCCGCCGAGCCGTCCGCGTAG
- a CDS encoding GNAT family N-acetyltransferase, whose amino-acid sequence MTTTLRPTGPLQHEADGTRSRAYEVCVNSRAVGTIEIATSVSLGPAAGTIRSLHIDGPDRGRGRGTVAALAAEEVLRSWRCNQIQVSVPPQAVEATRLTTALGYVERSRNLSKVLAEEPPTLPQSVSARPMTDDEYALWSRTGLQEYARNWADRGFSPEEARAKAEADLATALPDGLATADARLQVLIGDGETVGLLHLGQREVRPGEHGAFVYDVEVGSRWRGRGYGRALMLLAERGAWEDGTRIIGLHVFAGNTPALALYESLGYRTDTVNFAKPLL is encoded by the coding sequence ATGACCACCACCCTGCGGCCGACCGGGCCGCTTCAGCACGAGGCGGACGGTACGCGGTCACGCGCCTACGAGGTCTGCGTCAACAGCCGTGCCGTCGGGACCATCGAGATCGCCACCTCGGTCTCGCTCGGCCCCGCGGCCGGCACGATCCGCTCCCTGCACATCGACGGTCCCGACCGCGGACGCGGCCGGGGCACGGTCGCCGCGCTCGCCGCCGAGGAGGTGCTGCGGAGTTGGCGGTGCAACCAGATCCAGGTCTCGGTCCCTCCCCAAGCCGTCGAGGCCACCCGACTGACGACAGCACTCGGCTATGTCGAACGCAGTCGCAACCTGTCCAAGGTCCTGGCCGAGGAGCCGCCCACCCTGCCGCAGTCAGTGAGCGCCCGTCCCATGACCGACGACGAGTACGCGCTGTGGTCGCGAACGGGGCTCCAGGAGTACGCGCGCAACTGGGCGGATCGGGGGTTCTCCCCCGAGGAGGCCCGTGCGAAGGCCGAAGCCGACCTGGCCACGGCCCTACCGGACGGCCTTGCCACCGCCGATGCCCGGTTGCAGGTCCTCATCGGCGACGGCGAGACCGTCGGACTTCTGCACCTGGGACAGCGCGAGGTGAGACCCGGTGAGCACGGTGCCTTCGTCTATGACGTCGAGGTCGGGAGCCGATGGCGGGGGAGGGGCTACGGACGGGCCCTGATGCTGCTCGCCGAACGGGGGGCCTGGGAGGACGGAACCCGCATCATCGGGCTCCACGTCTTTGCGGGCAACACTCCGGCACTCGCCCTCTATGAGTCGCTCGGCTATCGAACGGACACGGTGAACTTCGCAAAACCGCTGCTCTAG
- a CDS encoding aminotransferase class IV, with translation MKLWVNGGLRDADEARVSVLDHGLTVGDGVFETLKTIHGQPFALTLHLERLSRSAAGLGLPEPDHDEVRHACAAVLAANPQDRGRLRITYTGGLSPLGSDRGTAAPTLVVALGESKAPSVTTAVITVPWTRNERGAVAGLKTTSYAENVVALAKAAEHGASEALLANTVGQLCEGTGSNVFVVVDGELHTPPISSGCLAGITRALAVEWTGAHETDLPFDVLERADEVFLTSSLRDVQAVHRVDGRRLDDAPGPVTAKAIRVFEERAGADPDPRIGR, from the coding sequence ATGAAGCTTTGGGTCAACGGTGGATTGCGGGACGCCGATGAGGCCCGGGTGTCGGTGCTCGACCACGGCCTGACCGTGGGAGACGGCGTATTCGAAACCCTGAAGACGATTCACGGCCAACCCTTCGCGCTCACCCTCCATCTGGAACGCCTCAGCCGCTCGGCCGCCGGCCTGGGACTGCCGGAGCCCGACCACGACGAGGTGCGCCACGCCTGCGCGGCCGTGCTCGCCGCCAACCCCCAGGACCGGGGCCGGTTGCGGATCACCTACACCGGTGGACTGTCGCCCCTCGGCTCGGACCGCGGCACCGCGGCACCGACCCTGGTGGTCGCCCTGGGCGAGAGTAAGGCCCCGTCGGTGACGACCGCGGTGATCACCGTCCCGTGGACCCGCAACGAACGGGGAGCGGTCGCCGGATTGAAGACCACCTCCTATGCGGAGAACGTGGTCGCCCTCGCCAAGGCCGCCGAGCACGGCGCATCCGAGGCACTCCTGGCCAACACCGTAGGACAGCTCTGCGAGGGCACGGGCTCCAATGTCTTCGTCGTCGTCGACGGCGAACTGCACACCCCGCCGATCTCCTCCGGCTGCCTCGCGGGCATCACCCGAGCCCTGGCCGTGGAGTGGACCGGCGCCCATGAGACCGATCTCCCGTTCGACGTACTGGAGCGGGCGGACGAGGTCTTCCTGACCTCCAGCCTGCGTGATGTCCAGGCGGTCCACCGGGTGGACGGGCGACGCCTCGACGACGCTCCGGGACCGGTGACCGCCAAGGCGATACGGGTCTTCGAGGAGCGCGCGGGAGCCGACCCCGATCCGCGCATCGGCCGGTGA